The nucleotide window GCGGCTGTACGGAGGGACGTTGGTGTATTGCTGGAATTTCTGCTGGCCTTGATTGGCTTGGTGCTGGGCTTGGTGAGCGGCATGTTGAGGCTGGGCGGCGTAGCCATAACCGGGAGCGACACCGAATCCTCCCCAAACACCTTGCTGGAAACCATTTACGCCAGCTACACCCATCGCATTGACCGCTTGCCTGTTGTACCCGCCCAAAGGCATGGTCATGCCCATAGACGGATCTCCGGGAGGGCTGGAAAGAGTGTGAGGTGAGCCAAAGTAGGGTGATTGTATTTGTGATTGGGATATAGAGTGGGATTGAGAGGGATGGCGGGTGAATGGAACATTTGCGGCGCTGAGGTTGGGAGAGAACTGgggagcagaagaagacgaatgaTGGCCGTGGGTGGGAAAACCGCTCTTGAGGCCGGCAGATAACGGCTGTGTGCTCTCGGTTGAAGCGGGAGCGTTCAAAGTGGGGTACATGGGAGTATCACTAGTGGCTGCAGACGTGTCAGCGCCCCAAACCGACTTGATAGCGTCATGGGGCTGAGATGGGTATGCTAAAGATGTCTTTGACCATGGTGTTGAAGGGCCATTGGATTTTGGTGACTGATGCGCCAGTGGGGGTGTCGTAGGTATCTTAAGCTATATCAGCATATAAAGCTTACAGATAAGGTAACCGGTNNNNNNNNggggggggggggggggctTACCTCTTTCTTGTCATCagtcttctctcccttggcttcttccacaCTTTCCAAACTCATCTTAttcacctcttccagcaAGCTATCCCCTTCCAGCTCGCTCGAAACCATAAACCTCACACCGGGTTTCCCATCCTCACTCAAGACTGAAAAACTGCCGTCTTTGCCGTCCCGTGGGGTAGAACCATGGATCGAGCTAGtagggagggaggagagtgaGATATGAGGTGGCGGAGCGATGGCGAGACCGACACCTTGGAGGATGAATGTAGAAGGATCCTTTTCCGCTTGGGCGGCAGATTTGACGGGAGATTTGCGTcgtggcggtggtggttgTTGAGTTGTTGACGTCGTGGTAGTTGGAGGCGCTGGCGCGGGAGCTTGAACAGGTTTTGTTGATGATCCCAGCAATTCTGCCTTTTCAACTCCCGTcctcacctcttcttcttcgtctacACTCCGTCCAGCCTCTTCCGCCCTTCTtgtttcccttccttccttgaccTCTCCATCCACACCTGTCGTCCTTTCCTTGACACGCTCCAACATTCTAGGCGAGATGGAAACCACCACCTCTCCAACCTTGGTCACCACCCTCGATTGCGGCAACAACATGGTTGCTCTATCCAACACATAATCGGTAGTCTCCTCACTCTCCAACGGCGGCTCAAACGTCCTCGCCCAACCTTTTGGCGCTTCAACACCCTTTTCCcattgttgttgctgggAGGAGCTGATGGGAGGGAGGCCAAAGCAACGTGGAcgagggagggaagacgGTTTGGGAAGACGGATGTTGTATGTCCGCCAAGCGGGGGGTGGGGAGCgtggaggttgagggtAGGTGATGTCAAAGAACTGAGGGGGTTCGTATTCCGCGGgtgcggcggcggcggcagaAGAAACGGCCGCAGAGGCAGAGGGTTTGGAAATTGGTGGTTGAGAGGTCTGGTTTGAGGCCtgggtggaagaggtgggtTTCGGTGCGAGGTTGGTGGTGGTCGTTATCGGTTTagtcttttcctctttcacttGTTCAGCTCTACCAGCCTTGAACGtttgtttcttctccacctctcccTTTGCCGGCATCTTGTCCTCCACCTGTATTTCCTTTagcgcctcctccttttccctctctttttccaactccttctcccgcacctctttctccctcgtCTGCTGCATCTCAAGCATAGCAGCTTTTACCCTAGCCAACATTCCATCAaacgatgaggatgagagtgCGGGCTGTTGCGCTGTGGATGACGACGTTGCTGTGGCTGGCATGTGggcggtggaagaggaagggttTGGCTGCTGGGCGGTTTCcggtgatgaagaagttgcTACCAGACCGGCAGAGTCGTAAATCGGTGACGtaaccttcttctcctcttcctttccttccgcCGGAACTGGGACCGGAACCGACGACCGTTGCGTTTcttgagatgatggaggtgGTTGCGCACGGGCCCTCCAAGACGGTTCGCTCTCCGCCTTGGAAGGTTTCTCCGCTTCGGGCGAGGCGGTGGGGAATGGTATAAGAGGAGGAGCATCGCGAGGAGGACGTTGGGCGATGGTTAGTTGCGGGGCGGGTTCTGCCCATTTCACTTGCTTTTCTCTTGGTGGCGGTTGCGCGGCGGTGGCAGCAGGGGCGGCAGAAgtcgaagaggatggttCAGGCTTGGCACTTTGCGATTCAGATTGCGCCTTTagcttttcttccaatGCCTTGgccttcatcctcgcccGTTCTTTCGCGGCTTCAcgttccttttcctcttccaacctcctcaaacGTGCTTTCTCTGCGGCAGTATGCATCTCGAGCGATTGTGGATCAGGATCGGTCGAGGTTGTGGAAgcgggaggaagaggggcggttgtggatgtggatgtagATGGGGCATGGGGGTGGGGATGCGCGTATACAGAGTGAGGTGGTAGACCGGCATTGAACGATCTTCGTCCTGGTTGTACACTTGTCCCCGAGCCTGCTGCACGTTCGCGTTCACGCGCATCGTTCCTACTCTCCCATGGCTGCCTCTGTTCACCCATCCccactcctcctcctcctgcgaCGCCTGAAGACGGTGTCGGCCGACTACTCCCCCCCCACGCTGGACGGGAGGGCGCAGAAGATCGCCAAGATCCAGAGGCCGTGCCTGTGCCTGTTGTCCCTGCGCTCGGGCCTTCGccagcagaagaaggatcgGCAGTGGCAGAAAGGTGGGGTGGTAAactcctccctcccaaaCCTGATGCCGATGCTGCTGGCTCTGGTGGTGCAGCACGCCCCGTATCGCCTGTCTCTCTTCCGAGCAACTTGGGTCCCCACGCTCTTTCCCTATCGCCACTCCTTCCTGGATCTAATCTCGTTTGCTCTGGTCGACTCTCCAGGCGGTTGGAAGAGGCATTGAACAATACCCTTTCGTCCTTGGATCTACCATCGTCTCCGGTACGCCGCGGCCATGAACGGTCGAAATCTTCGGCAAAACGGTCTGATTTGGAAACGGGTTGTTCGTCTGTGGATGGAAGTTGAGGTGGTTgcgggggaggggaagTGTGAGGGACGTCGGGGAAATCAATcatgtcatcttcttcatcttcctcctgtaAATCTCTACATTAGCACGGAAACGTGGAAAGAGACGGGTATAtaaagaggagattggacTGACGTCCCAGCGGTGCGAATGGGGCTCGAGGCGGGTGAACGTATCGAGTTCTTGGATGATGGCTTGGTTATGCGCTGCTTGGACTTGAGCAGCGAGAGCGGCTGCTTGAGCTGCTGCTTTTTGTCCTGTATCAAAAATGGTTTTAGCTGTGTCGTTGTCGCGCGCGCGCCCGCGGGGGAGATGCGGGACATACCGTCGGCAGCTTCCTTGGCCGTCGGGAACTCGGTCGTCATGCCCGATCTCGATCCTAATCCGCCCATTCTCCATACATTTCTCCCGGCAGTACCAGTACCCAAGCTCGTTCCCGCCAGAGGCGCGGCTGTGCTTGCCGGTATGCTGGCGCTTATTCCCGGCCGTGTGGGTGCGGGCTGGTGGAGGGTGCTGGACGCGGATGACGGAGTGGGCACTGCGGGTTTGGCCCATGGAGATGAATGTGTAGATGACGGCGGCGGATTGGGTGATACCGATGGTTTTGATATAGGCATCGTGTGCAGTTTGGTGGACAGCTGTCTTGATGTAGAGGGAACGGGTACAGGGGAAGCTTGGCGTCCTGCAGATGATAATGAGCAAAAAGTGTTTTAAGCAGACTGGCTTACCATTTTGCTGTTTCTGTGGGCCTGGTGTGGGTGCAGGGGTGGTGGTCTTTGATAAGAACTTTTGGTTTACATTGAGGGACGTgaagagcttcttctttggcgcTGGTGCAGGCGGAGGTGGCTTCTCCAGAGTGTCTTGCGGCGGcggctgctgttgctgctgttgctgctgctcgtGCTGCTcgtgctgctgctgctgctgctgcccGGCGTCGCTGTCCCTCTCGCCCGCCCGCCCGCTGTCCGCCGCCGTCTCGTGTGCGGGTGGTGTGCCATTCTCCTCGTCTGGCATTATGCAACGTGGCTGGCTGTATACAGCATGAGCATTGCCCCCTACATACACCCACATACACCACCGCTCCCGGGGCTAATCCCGAAACGCCGGGGGTGGCACCCGCCGCAGGGAGGGCCATTGCGCCCTCTATGATTCGTCGCCGCTCTCGTCTGCTCCCCCCACGCACCACGATGGCCAGCAGAACgcccctcctcgccctccgcGCAGCCCGCACCGCACGCGCCCCCGCCGCACGGgccctctccgcctccgccCGCCGCTGGCAGGAGCCGTCGGTGGCGCCGTTCAAGGAGCCCGCAGGCGTAAACCCCGCAGAGAAACTCGCCTCCGTCCAGACGCCCCTCCACCAGTACGGCCAGTACATCCTCACCTCCCTCCCCAAATACGTCCAGCAGTTCTCCGTCTACAAGGACGAGCTCACCATCTACATCCCCCCCCAGGCCGTCCTCCCcgtcttcaccttcttgcGCGACCACACCCAGTGCCAGTACAGGCAGATCGTCGACATCACCGCCGTCGACTTCCCCACCAAGCCCAACAGGTTTGAGGCGAGTGTCGTCGTGTCCGCCGGGAAACATGTATGCTGACTCGGCTCTAGGTCGTCTatcacctcctctcccacgCCCACCAGTCGCGGATCCGAGTCAAGACCTACGCCGACGAGGTCACCCCTGTCCCCTCTGTCGTTGGTCTGTTCAACGGCGCCAACTGGTTCGAACGTGAGGTCTGGGATATGTATGGTGTCTTCTTCGAGGGCCACCCCGACCTGTGCGtgttttttcttcttcttttttttcttgttcTGCATGGGCAAAAAAAGCTTACCCGTGCCAGGCGACGTATCTTGACCGACTATGGATTTGAGGGCCACCCTCTGCGGAA belongs to Cryptococcus neoformans var. grubii H99 chromosome 7, complete sequence and includes:
- a CDS encoding NADH dehydrogenase (ubiquinone) Fe-S protein 3, translated to MIRRRSRLLPPRTTMASRTPLLALRAARTARAPAARALSASARRWQEPSVAPFKEPAGVNPAEKLASVQTPLHQYGQYILTSLPKYVQQFSVYKDELTIYIPPQAVLPVFTFLRDHTQCQYRQIVDITAVDFPTKPNRFEVVYHLLSHAHQSRIRVKTYADEVTPVPSVVGLFNGANWFEREVWDMYGVFFEGHPDLRRILTDYGFEGHPLRKDFPLTGYTEVRYDDEKKRVVYEPLQLTQAFRNFNDAASPWEQVGGGDPAAKPQEYNIPPPPEPKKEEKK